Genomic window (uncultured Methanobacterium sp.):
AGATGGTTAAGTAATAATTCTTGTAGAAACTCCAGTTAAGAATGGAGTATGCTCATGTTTTTGGGGATAATTCCGGCATAATTTAGGTTTAGGTGTTCAATCTTATTTTTGAACCTTATTTTATCCTTGGAATATGATTGTTTCATTAAATTTTTGTATCAAATTTGAAATATCAAATTAAGTTGAATTAAAAACAATCTTAGTTGATAAATTTATATAACTAAAAATACAAAACATCTAAAAGCTATTTATGGAATTCATTATTCCATTTGATTTTAGGATCTGAAATACCCCTATTAATTGTTTGTATTGTTTTACGGAGACTGAATATGAGTTGTTATAAATACTGGGATAAAATAAAAGAAATTGCTAATTCCCTTAAAGGGTATGGGGATTATACAGTGGATGAAATGCCCCTGGATGAGATCATACCCCTCCTGGATTCTGTTGAAGAAATTGCCCATGATCAGGAGATTGATTTTGATTCTGCCAAACATATCTTAGATGATGAAAAGATGAACGAGGCACTCCAATTAATCAGAAAGTTCTATGTGGGGTTAGGGGCCAGACTGGAAACTGACAATGCTAAATCAATATTAAAATCAGATGACCCTTGGAAAACACTGAAATCATTCCACTTCTACCAACGATATCAGGGTCTTTTAAGAAACGAAAACCAGCTGGTGAAATTCACCCCCGAACAGAAGGTGGTTTTCATTGGTGGAGGACCACTCCCTCTTACTTTGATCCTCTTGAATAAAATATTCAAAGCCCGGTGCGTGAGTGTGGAGGTATTGCCAGAGGTGGCTGAACTATCACGCAAGGTTATTGAAAAGTTGGGACTGGAATCTGAGATAGAAGTGGTGCTGGGTGATGAAACCAGTTTAGGGAATATTGATTACACTGTGGTAATGGTGGCAGCCCTGGCCGAACCCAAGGAGAGGGTATTTGCCAATGTATGGGAAGTAGTGGATACAGTGACTCCCGTCCTATACCGGACTTACACTGGTATGAGAGCTATTCTCTACTCACCAGTCACTGAGAAAGCCACCCGTGGATTCCACAAAGAAGTGATGATTCTTCCTACTGGTAAGGTTAACAACACCTCGGTTTTAATCCGGAAAGTTGTCTGATGTTTATGCTGATAATCACAGATTTAATATCATGGAGAACTAAGTGAGGGTATCAGTAACTTTGAGAAGTTTCTTTAAAAAAAGAGGCTCTCATACCTTGGTAATAGTTAATTGGTTTTTTTTAGAAGATACCAGTATAATTTTTTAAGAAGATACCAGAATAACCGAGTATACTATAAAAATAGACTTCATTTAGGATTAGTTCAAACTTATTTTTTTATATGATAAATAATACTATGGGGTATAAATAGAACTATAGGGGGCATCAGGGTAAGATATGATACATTTGAGCGGATTTAGATTGAATAAATTTGATGCCCCTTATAATATTACCAGAAGGGATCTGATGGGATCCCTACTGTAGACGTCTTGCAGGAGGAAATGGCAAGTTCATCGTTTAATACAAAAACACCTTTTTTCACCCATTAAGTAATACTTTATTCGGCGTTATTCGTACAATCATGGAATAGGGCGAGCTACTATTTAAGACTTTCTATTCCTTTTTTATTATTACTTTAGTGTGCTATTCGGGGTTTGATGTATTAAAAATTGTAATGGGTTGTATATTATTGGGTTAACAGTTTTAGGATAGGTTGAAATTTAAAAATAAATAAAAATTATCAGGGATCTGGAAATGTGTATTTAAGAGATTCTATGGTGGATAATCAGATCCCCGAACCTCGCCATGTTATGGAAACAATGGGAGTTGAAATGGTTATAGACAATTATCAGTTTATGGATGTACTATAAATAATTAATCCTTAACTAAACTAAAGTATTATTAATATAATTTTTTACCTTTTTTATTTTTTAAGAATAAGATATCTAAAGCATTCAATGCTCCAATGGGAAAATAATATTCTTTTAAATCTGTTTAAATTATCATTGGATCTTTTTATAATTTATTGAATTACTTTAATCCTGTTTTGAAAGTATAAATTATTAATTTTTTAATTTTTGTATTACATTTGTCGGAATTTATGGAGATTTGTAATAACACAAATCATATATATGATATTATCATTATTTTTTTACATAAAATTGCAGGGGATGATAATGATTAAACTCGGTAAAAATAAAGGTATTTTCCTGTTAATACTATTTGCAATTGCTTTAACTTCCTGTGGAGCAGTCACAGCCCATCCGGGTCATGGAACTCCAATTGTAGAAACTGGCTCTGATACCGGCACGGGTACTGGATCTACTGGTACTGGTGCTACGGATTCATCATCTGTAAGTTCCCAAACATCAAGTACACCGACTTCCAGTTCTTCTTCTACTTCCACTTCAACCAGTCGAAGTTCAAAATCTTCCACCAGCACCACTGGGGGAACAGAATCAGACCAACCAGCAACCAGTACTCAGACTGGGAGCAATGGTAATTCCAGTAATGCCACCACTTCCACAGGTAATCCTGAAGAAGTTACTGGAAATACAGGATCCTCCAGTACATCACCCGGAGGGCCAATAGCCATGATTGGTTTAATGGTGGTAGTTGGTTTAATTGGAATGTCCTTCCCTTATCAGGAAGGTGGCACGTTGAGGAAACTGCAAATGACTTTTTTTGGCAGGTGAAAACAATATTTATCTCATTTTTTTTGAGAATAAATATTATTTCTTTTATTTAAGTTTCATGCATTGTTTATTATCTAACTATTAAAGGAGGTTATAAATTTGCATTTATCTGATGGCTTGTTACCATTATGGCAAGCTGTAATTTACTGGATTATAAGTATTGTTGCATTGGCATGGTATTCCTACAAACTTTCCAAAACTGAGCAGAAGGAGAAGGTAATGGTTAACACGGCCATACTGGCAGCAGTTACCGTTGTAGTATCATCTATATCCATACCGTCGCCATTTGGGGTGCCTATACATCTGTTTGTAATTCCACTGGTGGTTATTTTGATCGGCCCCCTTAGCGGGGTTTTGGTTGCATTCTTGTGTTTCTTGGTACAATTTTTCTTCCTGGGAATGGGAGGTATCACCTCTTTAGGTACAAATGTGGTGACTATGGGAATTGTAATGGGCTTTTCAACCTACTACTTCTACAAATTCACCAAAGAACTGGATGATAGACTCAGTATATTCTCAGGAACGTTCATGGGAATTGTCATGGCTACCATTGCTCAGGTCGTTATACTGTTAATTGCAGGTGTTGCTTCAGTGGAAGTTTTAATGGCCACTTTAATACCGTTTTATTTATGTGTTGGTGTTATAGAAGGAATTATCAACGTGTTTATAGTTCTCTTCATGTTCAAACTAAAACCGGAATTGGCAAGTTTAGAAAAAATTTAGGTGGGTTATTAAAGATGTTTAGTTTAAAACAAGTAGAAATTCTGGTCATGGTAATTGCCGCACTTATGGTACCAGTGAGTGCTCATGGGGTACATGTAACCACCAATGAGTCAAACATTATCATAGCGGATAACTCCACTAGTAAACTGGCCAAATCTGTAGTGGATCAGATGGGGGTTAATGTCACAGTTTACAAGTTTGCATCAGCCGATGATGTGACTCATGAACTGGAACACGCCCTTAACAATTCTAATAAGAAAATCCTGGCAGTTGCTTACACTGACACAGTTCAACAGTTTATAGGTCAACATCCCGAAGTTTCAAGTCGAATTATAGTGGTCGATGCCAATCAAAATGCAATCCAACAGGGTTTAACCAAATTAAATGTTGCAGGAGCAAACAGTGCTGGCTTTTTAACCCCACTTTTATCTGGCCTGTTAATTGGATTGGTATCTGGGTTGGGAATAGGTGCTGTGTGGATGAAGAGGAAGTTAACCTAAAATTATTTTTATTTTTTAGTACAAATTTGGTATTATTGGTACTAAGATGGGTAATAAAAAAACTTTTATTTATTTATTTTTACTGGTATCTACCTATTAATAGGTTCATTTTTTTTTATTAGGGGTTATTCAGATTTTCTTGATAATATGACTGTTTAAATATTGGTTGTTAATGATAAAAATGTGTTATATTCTTTTTAAATAGTTTAAGCTTGTAAATATGCTGTTTTAACTGTATTAAAAAACATCGAAAAATCCTTATTTTTTTATTAATATATTTAATTTTATTACTATTAAATGAGTAAAGGCGCCTTTTGTAATAACATAAAGTTTATATAATGTATTACTACGATATACTCCGTGTTGAATATCTATTCGATTGAATATCTATTCAAACCAAACTAAAAAAATGAAAAAGGAGGTGAAAAGATGAGAAAACAAGGAGTAATACTAGTAATTGCGACTATAATGGCACTGATTCTTTGTGGAGCAGTTTCTGCTACGGATTCATCTACTACTGGAGGTGAAGGTAATCTTTCTGATGTTAATGCTTCTGAACCTGTTGACCCCATTTTATGGGTAGATGTAGGATACGAGTATGCAGATGATAAGATTAACCCTGAAATTGCGGTAACAGATTCCAATAATAATGTAACTTTTGACAAGACAAAGTACTCAGACACACTCTACAAGTTGAATTTCACATGCGCGAATGTTACCAACGGGACCCTGTTTAATGTGATAGTCAGAGCTCCAGGTTACATAGCCCAAACTCAACAGGTAGCGGTTAGTCAGGCAGGTACCGATCCAGAGTTCATTGGAACTGCAGATTTTGACATGCAAGCCACTGATAGCTATAAAATTGGCCGCAATGTCACCGCAGCTGCAGACAACTTACTACACTTTGCAACAGCAGACGATGTTCTTTGTATAACTACCGCAGGACTAGCTTATCATAATGGTACCACTACTGAAGACTGTTTGGAAGGAATTTTAAACGGTTCGTATGGTGAAATAAGTTATGGTCAGGGAAACCTGCTTACATTCCAGTCAATTAGAACAGACCCTCTGGATTTCTGTTTCGTTGTAAGAAATGGTAATGAACTCACTGCAGCTTTCTTCAAAAACGGTACATTAACCCCTGCATACTTTGGAACTTTCTCCGCCATTGACCAGGCGTTGTGGGATAATACAATAGTTCCAGTTTTCGGTGATAAAGCCTTTGGTTATGTCAGTCTGGCAAACGCCTGGAAGGAAGGGCTCTCCACTGACATCCTGAGACAGGCCGCATACCACGGTCACGTATGTCTGGGAACTATCAGTGGACAGGCCATGGTCAGTCTTCTACTGAAATACTACCCTCCTGGAGTATATGGTAATGCCGGAGAACTTGAAGCAACAAGTTACAGAGCTGTCAGTGTACCTGGTAACTCAGATGATGATGCAATAATCTATTCCTTAGATTTAACCCCTGGAAAACGTTCTTGGGTGGGATATGAAACTAGTGGTTCAGGTGCTGCTGACAACATGATTGGATTCATCCGATGGTGCGATTCCACCAATACTGGAACACTCATCATAATGCGATTCAATGAAGAAGCTGTACTCCAGTTATACAAACAACAAACAGGTAATAATGCATACACAGGTATTGCTGGTGAATTAGCGTTCAACGCATGGTTAGTCAACAAATTAGAAAATGACCCGGACTCCCTGGTGGAGATAATGTACGTTTTTGAAAACATAACCCCACAAATTCACAACAACCTAACTGGAGGAGTTGACTCTAAAAATGTTGTATGTGATGCATTAGGGCTTGACATGGACTACATACTGGGCCTGAATTTAACCAATGTAGCAAACCAGAGAGTTGCCACAAACTACACAACTGGAAACCTGACTCAGGATCAGATCAAAAAGATCGGAGAAGACGCTGCAAACATGGCTATTGCATTATTCGCAGCAGATGGCATTAATTTGGAGAAAGATGACTATAATCTTACAGTCTTCACTTCTGCAGGTTACGTACGTGTCAATGGTCAAGTTATGGATATGACTTTTGATGGAATCTATGATGTTTTAGGTTCCCGACTTTCCAGAGCAACCTTACTGCCCGTGCATAATGCAAGATTTAACGACCTTTACTTCCAGTTCAGTCTGGAATATAATGGAACTGTCATCACTAAAACTATTTGGTACAATTCAACAACAGGAATACTGGAAGCTAAAGACAAAGCTGGATGTATCATAGACCAGGTAATCCCTTACGACCCACCATACGATGTCTTAATGGCATGGTTATGGCACAACCACGTCTGTGGAGGTAGTACAACTGGATACTTAATTACTGACTACGTTTACGACAACTTCCCAATAACCGCAGATGAACAGTATTCATATGTATCTACCAACGACATCTGTAGAGATGATATTTTATCATATCTCTTAGGAATATCCGCAGGAGATGGAACTTACTATAACCAGAGAATGAAATCAGCAGGTAGTGAAGTTGGAATAATCAGCATTTATGACAGTAGAACCAATACCAGAAGAGTAGCTATCATTAATTTGGTTGCCCCTAAATTTTCAGATGGTAACAATTATGATAACTACATAAGAGTATACAAAATTCTACAAAAATACGACGACTGGA
Coding sequences:
- a CDS encoding ECF transporter S component; its protein translation is MHLSDGLLPLWQAVIYWIISIVALAWYSYKLSKTEQKEKVMVNTAILAAVTVVVSSISIPSPFGVPIHLFVIPLVVILIGPLSGVLVAFLCFLVQFFFLGMGGITSLGTNVVTMGIVMGFSTYYFYKFTKELDDRLSIFSGTFMGIVMATIAQVVILLIAGVASVEVLMATLIPFYLCVGVIEGIINVFIVLFMFKLKPELASLEKI
- a CDS encoding nicotianamine synthase family protein, yielding MSCYKYWDKIKEIANSLKGYGDYTVDEMPLDEIIPLLDSVEEIAHDQEIDFDSAKHILDDEKMNEALQLIRKFYVGLGARLETDNAKSILKSDDPWKTLKSFHFYQRYQGLLRNENQLVKFTPEQKVVFIGGGPLPLTLILLNKIFKARCVSVEVLPEVAELSRKVIEKLGLESEIEVVLGDETSLGNIDYTVVMVAALAEPKERVFANVWEVVDTVTPVLYRTYTGMRAILYSPVTEKATRGFHKEVMILPTGKVNNTSVLIRKVV
- a CDS encoding FmdE family protein codes for the protein MRKQGVILVIATIMALILCGAVSATDSSTTGGEGNLSDVNASEPVDPILWVDVGYEYADDKINPEIAVTDSNNNVTFDKTKYSDTLYKLNFTCANVTNGTLFNVIVRAPGYIAQTQQVAVSQAGTDPEFIGTADFDMQATDSYKIGRNVTAAADNLLHFATADDVLCITTAGLAYHNGTTTEDCLEGILNGSYGEISYGQGNLLTFQSIRTDPLDFCFVVRNGNELTAAFFKNGTLTPAYFGTFSAIDQALWDNTIVPVFGDKAFGYVSLANAWKEGLSTDILRQAAYHGHVCLGTISGQAMVSLLLKYYPPGVYGNAGELEATSYRAVSVPGNSDDDAIIYSLDLTPGKRSWVGYETSGSGAADNMIGFIRWCDSTNTGTLIIMRFNEEAVLQLYKQQTGNNAYTGIAGELAFNAWLVNKLENDPDSLVEIMYVFENITPQIHNNLTGGVDSKNVVCDALGLDMDYILGLNLTNVANQRVATNYTTGNLTQDQIKKIGEDAANMAIALFAADGINLEKDDYNLTVFTSAGYVRVNGQVMDMTFDGIYDVLGSRLSRATLLPVHNARFNDLYFQFSLEYNGTVITKTIWYNSTTGILEAKDKAGCIIDQVIPYDPPYDVLMAWLWHNHVCGGSTTGYLITDYVYDNFPITADEQYSYVSTNDICRDDILSYLLGISAGDGTYYNQRMKSAGSEVGIISIYDSRTNTRRVAIINLVAPKFSDGNNYDNYIRVYKILQKYDDWNSPDCQRELENIPNLISGPSITLTANTYVTEEEWQMIISGGGEYGDSLSYIHSAVPQRTQAELISLMRGPQTPGGSITTGTNSGSLVGSTTGIGNSLLGSSNGSNTSGVNVSAATVTNSTSGSVGTQPGEAKAYEVTQAGAQGSDGTPWGLYAVVGVIAVLALGGVGFFFKGGKF